The Raphanus sativus cultivar WK10039 unplaced genomic scaffold, ASM80110v3 Scaffold1350, whole genome shotgun sequence genome includes the window CGGCACTGCTTTGGTAGGAGGATCAATGGATTCATCATCAGAATCACGTTTTACAGGTAAGCTTGAGGCGCAAACAAACGCACGTGGCCCATCCTGCTCATTTACAAAACAAAGATTACATGTTTTTGAAATTCTGAttctacttaaaaaaaaaagacacacaCATACAATAATGGTTTCTTGTTGAGGTTTGAGAAGTTCTTGTTCTGTCTCTTTAGTATCCCAATCAACCTGGAACTCCTTTGCAATCTCCTTCATGACTTTCAGTTTGACTTCTCCATAGGGGCGCATAACCGAAAGCCTATCAACCAActacaacacacacacacacacacacacacaaagagtCAAAAGGTCAGTCCAGATCATGTTAAAGTAACCAGAAACAAGAGATCTTTTACTTAATTTACCATCCGGTTAACCCCACAGGTAGGACGCAACTCAGTAGCAGCAGAAACAAAATCTCTACCGTACTTCTTCTCAAAGATGTCTTTCAGATCTCCAAGCTCCGGAATCTCTGAGCATCTAGGCGCAGCGAAAATCAAACTAGCTATGCCTTCCTTGAGATCCACAGGGCATTCCCTttaaaaaaacaagtaaaaagaaaaaaaaggtttaaTTGAGTTTTAAGTAAAAAAGACACAAACTGAAACATACTTGTGTTTGGTGATGATAGTGAGTCTTGAAACAATGAGTTCACAGAAAAGCTCTATGATCTCGTTTGCTGCAAGAATGTTCTGTTCCCTAATCACATGCTCAACCTGAATTTGATCAAAAGACCAAATTATcattagattattattattacttttgtAAGAGAGAGTTAGAGAAAGTGAAGCTATACTTACTCTGATACGAGCAGTGGCATCTTGACCGGACTGAAGAAGAAGGGCAATGTCACGTCTCATTTGCTTCACCACAACTTGTCTCTTGTTCCTCAGAAGCTTTATTCGAGCTACAGCCATCTTCGCCGCcgttttgcttttattttatttttaattcccAGACAAAACAAGGTTAATCATAACTGAACTCATCAATCTCTTTTAATAATGTATAAATTGATCGACATGAGTTGAGTTACCATTTGGAGGAGTTAAAGCCGCGACGGAAGAGAGAAAGACTGAACTTCAATagcttcttcgtcttctccgaTGCTACTCCGGCCGCCGTCATTTTCTTACCACCACCGCGTCTCTGACACAGAAGCACGATTactgaacaagaagaagaagaagaagaagaaaaagcagGAGAAAGTTTAGTGGTGTGTGAGTGTTGTAACGGTACAATGATAATAAGAAAGTAACGCTCTTTTGGGTCCCACAGAACTCACAGCCGGGCCGACTACCTTTGACCTTGTCTAAATATAGCCGTTATGTCTTTAGACACGCGTCACTCATTCATCTCCCACCAAAAgcaaagacttttttttttttttgaacaccagcAAAGACTAATCAGTGATTACTTTTACTGATTATACAATGGGCTTAATGTAATGGGCTGACTTTTCTCGTGGGctattaatattttcaagatcttccatacaaatctttattttaagaaatt containing:
- the LOC130504082 gene encoding uncharacterized protein LOC130504082; translation: MKLRHQPRAEKFLRVTCVWPQHSGLLQTPSLYNTCVNKLIVLLCQRRGGGKKMTAAGVASEKTKKLLKFSLSLFRRGFNSSKCKTAAKMAVARIKLLRNKRQVVVKQMRRDIALLLQSGQDATARIRVEHVIREQNILAANEIIELFCELIVSRLTIITKHKECPVDLKEGIASLIFAAPRCSEIPELGDLKDIFEKKYGRDFVSAATELRPTCGVNRMLVDRLSVMRPYGEVKLKVMKEIAKEFQVDWDTKETEQELLKPQQETIIDGPRAFVCASSLPVKRDSDDESIDPPTKAVPRCTSTTTRYHDTESAAEAAAVLAKQAVEAAQAAAALLANKDHPGGSTRQSRDSETSSYYYAENRGICRRHSCNNPCVNESDHSEEAARRRQSYNNSPPLPPHHPRTSEIQFDESDYEEETETEDGPLQSRASSLPPSRAPPQAPQCDESRRDSSVHPKLPDYDNLAARFDAIRHSKGPLI